DNA from Dioscorea cayenensis subsp. rotundata cultivar TDr96_F1 chromosome 26, TDr96_F1_v2_PseudoChromosome.rev07_lg8_w22 25.fasta, whole genome shotgun sequence:
AATCAGGGAACTTACCACTATTCCTTCTATTAAAACCTtaaatatctaatttttaattttcacagTGAAACTAAATACCCACTGAGTTAAAAGCCATTTGGTacctccattttttttataatttaatttaaaaataaaataaaattgaataaatcatctacaaatattaaaaaaatattacaaatacaaAAAGTGTAAAATCACCCATCAAGCATTTTCAATCAGATTTACTATTAGAGGAGAGTTCTTACAAGCACCTAAAGAAGAGTATAACAAATCAATCCCCTAACTCAAGTCTCTATGAATAGTAGGCTTAATCTCTAAATATccaacttaatatatatatatatatatatatagaaaaagaaaatattgatcagaaaaaaaatgtacataTCAGTTTccagtttgttttttattaccTATTTTAATCCCAGTTTTcagtttgtttcttattttttattttattctgtactagtcgtttttttctttttcaataaattattagtgatttatttatttttttaaaaaaaaatctattcatTTATTAAAGATAACCATGATGAGAAGATAGAATGATGCATTAAGATAGTTGCTAATTTagtccttttttattcttttgtttcttatatAATATTGATTTCATCTTATGACGTGGTAAATTgctaatattgtttttttttccttaaatttatttaaaaaaagagtttCTATTGGTAATGGATCTACTCATTAGAAGGCTATATATTATGACGTGTATTCTGCTAAAGGCTTACATTTGGTAGTGGATCTACTCAATTACTTGATAAGTTTGTTTAAAGGATTGTGGATCGGTAAAGTGACTGGAtttgtaaagtttttttttattattaaataatagacgacaagcgccctttttatataaatataaacaataccaAACAGTATTGGAACCCGAATGTACAATGTATGTATACTATGAGAATAGAATAAGAATTTCGgatgaacagtgtatgaacagtactgTCGGGGGAAAGATTTGAACTGATGACCTCCCTCTTATACTTTGGTGttataccattgggctatccaatggttgatctGGATTTATAAAAgtggttctttttttcttaattaaaatatgagTAAATCACGCATTAGAGAAAGATTATTatctaatgatatatttttaaacatactACAAGTCTTTAGCATTGAATCTTCATCTGAGCATAAAGGGGGTAAAGATCACCCATGGTCATTAAACGTTTGAACTATAACGTCAGAGATACGTTTTTTGCCAGAACGACGCGCTAAAATTGTCTCCGGTCACACTCATGGCCACAATTTCATGTTTGGGGGCGGTTTCCGGCGAAAGTGCTGAGTTGGCGTCCGACGTGGATGGCTCTATAATTAGCCCACCCCAGACTTTTCACTGAAATAACCCTCAAACACGAATCAGCTACGAAAGTGCTGACTCTAATGTTTCGTGACCACATCGTTACTAAAAAAACGTGATGACTACAAATATATACTTACTGAAACATTACTGAAACATTTAGTGCCACCAGGTGATACTTTTCACTCCAACATAAAACAACATGGTATTAATAGACTAATAATTAAGCCATTAGTTGAAAAGGAGAATTACAATTGACAGtggagatattttttttttttggtcttaaTAGAATAAAACCTGTTAATTTGGATGAAGCTATCAATCATACATTCCATAATAATAGTCTTTTGGCATGGAATTTTGGGTGCCACCAAGTCTTTCTTGGAGGACCACTTTCATATGatcttttgttcctttttttttttttgcctttatcataaactcatgaaaaaaatatttatcatgaaCAGTGTTTCTATCACTCATTTTTCCATCAATTTGTACAACAGGAAGTATAGACACACACtactcttcatcttcatcttatcCTTCATAGAAAATTACAAGAAGCTTATCCATACCTTGGAATTGTTCACATTTAACTATAACATGAACAATTGAGTAAAATTTAAGGCATAACTCAAATacattttacaaaacaaagagCTGAAGATGaaccttcttcatcatttcaaaCTTTGAATTAGTAAGGCACATTTACATAGTACAACAAGCTCGATATCCACGGTATACTGACACTAGATAGATCAAAATTAAATGATACAAGGCTTGATTAAGGAGGATTCTTGACTCTCCAGGATAAGAAACACTATAATTCAATCATTGGACTTTTATACAACAAACCGAGGACATCTGCATGAAGCCATTAGTCGGCAGACGCAACTTGGGCTTTTTGTCGGGTAGGTATACTAAGCTTTCGGACTTTTGAGGTGTAGGAACTCTACCCTTGGTTTGTTTGATTCTTTTGCAAGATAAGAATGAAAGCCAGGTGTTATTTTGAAGTTCAAGGACTCACGATACCAAACCTGATTGTCGTCTCACGTGTTCGGGAATCAATTTACCAATGAGTTCTGGAGAAGCACCAGCTAACTGCAGAAGATAAAGAGAAGCTCCATCAAAACTAAAGGTAAAGAGAATGATGAGGCaaataaaagaagagaaagagaagttaATACGGTAAAGAGAATGGCGAGgccatttttttatgtatatataaaaaaatactttgatTTTGACTGCAGGGTTGTACATAcaaatttttgtattgtctAGGATATCCatctaattttgaaaaattagagagGATATACATGCAATTTTCCCCGCCAGTGATTACCAGCATAATTCATCCAGATACTTTGTCCAAACATCTGGTTAGGTATATGTTCTCGAAATCAAGATGCAAGTGTGGGGCATGTTGAGCCAACATATAATATTGATTTACATTAATATCAACAATAAGAGATATTAGGAATCAGGAGCTTACCTCTTGCTTGAAGTTAAAGAGTGGAGGGAAAGGGCGACCATTTGGCAATCGAACATTTGGCTCTCGTAACTCGTCAAAAAAAGGATGGGCACAAGCTTCTAGCTGCAATGCAAAAAgctcaatatataaaaaataatgttcatCCCTAACAAGATGGAACTCCATTTTCAGCAATGAAAACATCTAGATAGGGCATTCACTGATATGAAAGTAACAAATTCACCAAATGTCTGAGGGAATTTCTGATACTAAGATCAATGAAAGAAAGATGGTAGTTACTAGTTAGTTTCTATATTTATTCTAATACATGTTATTAACTCTTTCATTTCAGCAGCAAAAAAAAGGACgaaaatataagttttaatCATGTTATATTATAGCTAACAAAAGTTCAAATACAAATTTATTGGAACTTAGATTTGAAGTATAAATAAATGTCAAAACAGCAGGTTTTGCACAGAAAGTGTAACTTAACCAGAACACTAAATGACTTGTGTTCTGCTAGTTTAGTAACTTGAATGTGGAAATGTAAAAACTCACTGCAGTGCAACGAAGACTGGGGGAATATTGTAGAAGGCGTGATGCAAGGTCAATTGCTTCTGGAGGCATTCGTTTGTGAAAAATCTGTAGCAATAAAAGTCATTGAAGTCCCAGCAATTAAAACGGTGCGACCCTAGCACCAGTTCATATCCAAAAGTTAGATCATCACATATTTCAATAAGCCATAATGTTATTTAAAGAGCAAGCTAAGGTTAGGTGTCAACTAATACAACTCTAGAAAAACACTGGAGCATCTATTATTAGCCACTGCcaagaaagaagaagacaaaaaaaagcAGCAGCATGCACTATGCTCATGCTTGATTCTTTGCCTATATCTCATGATTATGACCAAGCATATGTACTTAATGTGAGGCAACAGATTCCAATGACATGACTTGAAGTGGTTCAAGACTCCAACCTTGTGCCAGGGATGAGCTTTTATCTGTGGGAACCTAAAATCAGTGTAGCTTGGGTTCATGCACCGGATTTCCTCTCGAGTTGGAGTACCAAGAACCTATAAGGAAGTGCCTATTTAATATCTCATTCATGTTAAATCCAAAGAATGCTCAAGGCAACAACATTAAGTACAATACCTTGATTATCTCAACAAGCTGGTCCACAGAATTTTCACCTGGAAACAACGGCTAAGGACCGAACAGAAGTACAAAGACATGAgacatgttttttaaaaatagtagccttgaaatacttgaaaaaaataaaataaaataaaaataaaaagagatgaGACCAGAGAGTAAAGACCGACCTGGCCAAGAAGCAGTTCAGCAAGAACACAACCGGCTGACCATATGTCAATTGATGTGGTATATTCAAATGCACCAAATATTAGCTCAGGAGCACGGTAATAACGAGAACAAATGTATGATATATTCGCTTCACCGTTGACCTGATGTTTTTACCAtgtcatataaatatataccaaCTTAGAACAAAATCATGTTGACGCGGGAAAATCAAAACTGAAGAGCTTCTAGAATTCAAGCAAAATGATATTTTCTACAACAGAAACCTCTCTACACTAATTTAGTGTTGAACTAAAAGTTACAATAGCAATTTTCCATTATTTCTCTTCGTCTTTTCATTGCCGTCCAATTTCTACCACCTCCTTTTAACTGCTGTTTTATAGCCATCTTTAGGAATTTCTTTTATAACGATCAAGACAAATGGAAATACCATAACAAGCACAATGGCCAAAATGAATCACCCATGATGATGTTAGGTTCAGTAAGCTTACCAAAATTTTAGCACTTCCAAAATCACACAGCTTCACTTGATGAGTAAGTGGATCAACCTGTACAATACGCTTGGAAGATTAAGAAGAGTACAATAATAATTTAGCAGGACATGACAAATCCAGAAATATTCAGCGGCCAAGGACAACCATACCAAAACATTTTGTGGCTTGACATCTCTATGACAAACTCCAGGAGCATTATGAATATAAGCTAGTCCTCTGAATAACTGCAAGAGGATGTCACTGTCAATAAGCTAACTGCAACAAAATGCATTCAACGCCAACATAGCAATGGTAGAAACTGACCTGATAAGTGTAAAGCTTCACATAAATTAGTGGCATCCTTTGATTGGCGTTGCTGTAATGCTTCAGAACCCGGTACAATGTTTCAGGAACATACTCCATAACAAGGTTCAGAAAAAGCTCATCTCTGCTCGTGGTGGAGAAGAAACAATGCTTCAGGGAGATGACATTTGGGTGGTCCATCGATCTCATCAATTGCAATTCCCGATTCTTGTATCGCTTGTCCTGCAACACCTTCTTGATGGCAACTGTCTCTCCTGTTTCCAAGCATTTCGCCTAGAGACAATCAACCAAAATTAAGCTAACGAACAGGaatcaatcaagaaaaaaacataaactagAAGCTATTGTCGTGGCACCTGGAAGACAATACCAAACGACCCAGTCCCCACAACACGCTCCGCCATGTAACTAACAGTCTGCACGGTAAGTGAAATTCTATATCACACCAACCAAACAAtcaaaaacctttttttttcgttttcttCGTTAAATTTCTGAGACGAAACAATCCTATAATCACATCCCACCTGCTTCGGCTCACCATTCTTGCCACCAATGGTGGTGGAGATGATATGGCCAGTGACCGACTCATTCACATCCACCATTAACACTTCCTACACAACACCCATAAAAATCAATCAACCCGATATTTTCCACAAACCACAATCCCACACCTCTTGCAaccaaaaaaaacccaaatacaAAACTAGAAACAAAGAAATCGAAAATATAATCACAGATTCCAGGCTCAAGATCAAAccaaaatcattcaacaaaaaaaaagcccAATTTGAAGCAAATAGGGTTAAAAATCAGACAcacggagagagagagagagagagaagaccTTATTGGGGGTGTCAGGCATGGCGGGCGGAGGATGGCGGAGAAGGAGATCAGGATTGGGGTTGGGGTTGGGGTTGGAGTTGGGGATGGGGAATGGAGGCAAGGGCAGCGAAGCCATGTGGGAGGGTGACCCCCCCGTTTTGTCGAGCAACTTCCCAAAATTGATTAGCTGTGTCGATGCTGTCTTACTTAATCCTCCAAAATAACCGAATTAACGGATAATGCTCACAAACTACTTATTTTAATGACACAATgtacttttttttgttattattattattattacatgaattttcatatttcttttatatatatatatcagaatgTTTTTCCCCCTCTCACATTGGAGATATCTAAAATagtactctatatatatatatatatttttttggaaattacaaagattttgttttgatggttGGTTTATTATTTTGGTGCTAGCTAACGGAGATGGTTACaattcattttaaaatcaaaagcaTTTAGATTTTAGAGTtcattgttatttgctttgGTAGTTGGGTTTCTGGATGGGTTCGGGAGtagattaaattttaaaaattaagaaattaataattcattgaaagaattaaaaaaaacaaaaacaaaatatatacatagTTCCTTGCAATAATCCagttaaattttacaaaatcaaacagaaaaaccaaattaataagaaaaaaaaaaaataaaaccgaATCAGCTAGGTTTAGTTCTGTCAGTTTCTTGGCTTTTCAGAAGACACCTCACATTGAAGGTTTGAAATATGTCGGtgactaaataataataataataacaataatttgccCACATTGAACAAAAACAcagaataaaaatatgaattatattGAGTTTAGAGAAGACCGTATCTTTTGAGGAGGAGTTTGCAAGCTTGAGTTTAATGACAAACTCTCTTGCCCCCTTGAATAAGTACAAAGAAACAGTGAGAGATTGATTAGGAGGGGAGACAAACAAACAAGATAACAAGAGAAACCAGAGGAGTCCACATGGAGCAGGTTGGCCTGCCTGCCTTACTGGATTTTCAGATGCAGACTGGACACTGAGCTTCCTTGTTGCTGCTGCCCTCCAGGCTTAACTTCCATGTCTTTGTTCTTGcaccaaaaaaaacacaaagtttTCTTTGTCCTAGATCAGCTAAATCAGTGGGAAAAAACAACCAAGCATTGTTCACAGAATGGGCATTACATAATCGCTTTCACTTTGTCTTGCATTAGTTGCAGATAGATATTTATGTAGTACAAGGCTTGTCCGGTAATGATAAATGGTAAAAGGGTTGTCATTCAGGTGTTACCGGAGGTTTAGGAGAGTGAAGGCTGGAGCAACTGCCAATCTTGGCAGTTGATTTGTGCTTGACTAGTGGGACCAGGGACTGGACAACGTCTGCCATAAGAGGCCTGTAATCGGCTTCTGGTTGGACGCACATGGCAGCAATGGCAGCCACCTGAACAACATCCTTCATTGAATACTGACCTTCAATTGCTGGATCCATGATCTGGACCACCTTTTCTCTGTCGGTAAGCCGAGGTAGAGCCTTTTGTagcaacaaaacaataaaaggaTATTAGATGTATCTGGAGTATAATGATGGATCAAGAGATCCAACCAGCAAAATAGATGTTTTCTAGAGAAATAAGGGCTTGGAATATGGAAGTTCGATTTTAGCATTTTCATAAATTGTTCAATATGccttgttcattttatttttaacaagtTTAAGCAAATGTGAGAACTAAAATGGCGAGAAAAACAGAAAGTCTATAACAAGGGAAATTCTGTTGATTCAGTTAGGAAGGTGGACACTCACCCAAGATACAAGAACGCCTTCACCAGGAGGCCTTTTCATGTCTACAGGAACCCTACCTGTAAGCAGCTCCAAGAGGACAACTCCATAGCTATAAACATCAGATTTCGTTGTCAAGTGACCAGTCAATGCATACCTGGTCGATAAAAGCTTGTGAATATCATATCATCTTTGAATATTAAAGTGGAAATCAGACATTTTTGCCTACAGATACTGCAGTATAAAAGCTTGATAATTTTGTGGGAGTGACAAAAGCAGTAAGTTTAGGATTTACTCTGGGGCTACATATCCTTGAGTGCCTAAAACTCTTGTGGAAACATGACCTCCAGCTTTGTCCGATCCAAGCTTGGCCAAGCCAAAATCTGAGACTTTGGCATGGAAGTTCTTGTCTAGGAGGATGTTGCTGCTCTTAAAGTCTCTGTGGATAACAGGTGGATTGACATGTTCATGCAGGTATTCTAGACCTTTTGCAGCTTCAAGAGCTATTTTCATTCTTGTCTCCCAGTCCAACTTTGAAACACCAGCACGAGAACCTGAAGATCTAAATCAGGTTAGTGACCTCAGTGGTTTGAACCAGAGGTACACCAACTAACAGAGTTTAAAGCACTCATTTATCATTCAAAACGAAATTAACAAGCTGTGtttcaaaaagaagaaacaattcAATGTTGGATTTGAATGACATTCTCAAATGATGTATTTCAAGTTGGAAAGT
Protein-coding regions in this window:
- the LOC120253103 gene encoding LOW QUALITY PROTEIN: probable serine/threonine-protein kinase PBL7 (The sequence of the model RefSeq protein was modified relative to this genomic sequence to represent the inferred CDS: deleted 1 base in 1 codon), with the translated sequence MDGEERRQERITLAVISTLAGLALVSLFVAFAYYCHIRSKLSRLRRRNDHGCKNGNAEKMEHGNGSVGGGGGEEVQVVVGEKAGVQVFSYKQLHSATGGFGKGNVVGHGAFGSVYRGVLPDGRKIAVKLMDRAGKQGEEEFKMEVELLTRLRSPYLLGLIGYCSDGSHRLLVYEFMANGGLQEHLYPTGGSRAGVSKLDWETRMKIALEAAKGLEYLHEHVNPPVIHRDFKSSNILLDKNFHAKVSDFGLAKLGSDKAGGHVSTRVLGTQGYVAPEYALTGHLTTKSDVYSYGVVLLELLTGRVPVDMKRPPGEGVLVSWALPRLTDREKVVQIMDPAIEGQYSMKDVVQVAAIAAMCVQPEADYRPLMADVVQSLVPLVKHKSTAKIGSCSSLHSPKPPVTPE
- the LOC120253102 gene encoding shaggy-related protein kinase eta-like isoform X1, coding for MASLPLPPFPIPNSNPNPNPNPDLLLRHPPPAMPDTPNKEVLMVDVNESVTGHIISTTIGGKNGEPKQTVSYMAERVVGTGSFGIVFQAKCLETGETVAIKKVLQDKRYKNRELQLMRSMDHPNVISLKHCFFSTTSRDELFLNLVMEYVPETLYRVLKHYSNANQRMPLIYVKLYTYQLFRGLAYIHNAPGVCHRDVKPQNVLVDPLTHQVKLCDFGSAKILVNGEANISYICSRYYRAPELIFGAFEYTTSIDIWSAGCVLAELLLGQPLFPGENSVDQLVEIIKVLGTPTREEIRCMNPSYTDFRFPQIKAHPWHKIFHKRMPPEAIDLASRLLQYSPSLRCTALEACAHPFFDELREPNVRLPNGRPFPPLFNFKQELAGASPELIGKLIPEHVRRQSGLVS
- the LOC120253102 gene encoding shaggy-related protein kinase iota-like isoform X2: MASLPLPPFPIPNSNPNPNPNPDLLLRHPPPAMPDTPNKEVLMVDVNESVTGHIISTTIGGKNGEPKQTVSYMAERVVGTGSFGIVFQAKCLETGETVAIKKVLQDKRYKNRELQLMRSMDHPNVISLKHCFFSTTSRDELFLNLVMEYVPETLYRVLKHYSNANQRMPLIYVKLYTYQLFRGLAYIHNAPGVCHRDVKPQNVLVDPLTHQVKLCDFGSAKILVNGEANISYICSRYYRAPELIFGAFEYTTSIDIWSAGCVLAELLLGQPLFPGENSVDQLVEIIKVLGTPTREEIRCMNPSYTDFRFPQIKAHPWHKGRTVLIAGTSMTFIATDFSQTNASRSN